The sequence GataagaggaaggcagagccCCCCAGCACGCCTGCAGATTAGGCTCTTCTAAAAAGCCTGAGCATCTTGTTACATTCAGAAACCCGGTCATCGTCCGTCATGGCTAGCATCATTGCGCGCGTGGGTAACAGCCGGCGGCAGAACGCACCCTTGCCGCCTTGGGCCCATTCTATGCTAAGGTCCCTGGAGAGAAGTCTTGGTCCTTTAATGGCCAACATGGCAGAGAGAAACATGAAGTTGTTCTCGGGGAGGGTGGTGCCAGCCCAGGGGGAAGAAACCTTTGAAAACTGGCTGACCCAAGTCAATGGGGTCCTACCAGATTGGAATATGTCTGAGGAGGAAAAACTGAAGCGCTTGATGAAAACCCTGAGGGGCCCCGCGCGGGAGGTCATGCGTTTGCTGCAGGCGGCCAACCCCAATCTAAGTGTGGCAGATTTCTTGCACGCCATGAAATTGGTGTTTGGGGAGTCTGAAAGCAGTGTGACCGCTCATGGTAGATTTTTTAACACCCTGCAGGCACAAGGGGAGAAAGCCTCCCTTTACGTGATCCGTTTAGAGGTGCAGCTCCAGAATGCTATTCAGGCAGGGATCATAGCTCAGAAAGATGCAAACCAGAGTCGCCTGCACCAGCTCCTTTTAGGGGCTGAGCTGAATGGGGACCTGCGCTTCAGGCTGAAGAATCTTCTCAGGATGTATGCAAATGAGCAGGAACGTCTCCCCAGTTTCCTGGAGTTAATCAGAATGATAAGGGAGGAAGAGGATTGGGATGACACTTTTATTAAACGGAAGCGGGCCAAGAGATCTGAGTCAATGGTGGAGAGGGCAACTAGCCCAGTGGCATTTGGGGGCTCCCGACCCATAGTGATCGGTAATGCCGACTGCAACGTGATAGAGATAGATGATACCCCCGATGATGACTCAGATGAGGATGTGATCCTGGTGGAGTCTCAGGACCCTCCACTTTCATTCTCGAGTTCTCCTCTCCCCAGACGCAGGGCCAGACCTCGGAATCAAGTGCTAGTCATTGATTCCCCCAGCAATTCCAGGGCTCAATCTCCTTGTACCAGCGGGGGTTCTGGGTATAAGAATGATGGTCCTGGGGATATGCGTAGGACCAGGAAGCGAAAAAACACAATCCACTGTTCGTACTGTGGACAGGAGGGCCACTCAAAGGAAACCTGTGACAATGAGAGCAACAAGGCCCAGATGTTTGAGAACCTGATTATCACCCTGCAGGAGCTGACACATACCGAGGAGGAGGGGTCAAGAGAGGCCCCTGGCCAACCCAGTGACCCTTCTGAGCCACAGTGAGGTGCTAGCCCCCAGCTTTAAATGAACCCTAACCTACATACAGAGTCCAGCAATGGGAAAAATGGCGGGTGGTGGTTCTGATTGCATGAATTAATCCACAAGGTGGCTTTCTTTTGGGGTGGAAGACAAAGGGTCTTGAATATTAGCACAGTGGAGGGAGATGGCCTGACCTCCGTCCTTGCTTCCAATCCCCTGCTGCCCAAGGGTCTGCCTTCTGTGTGTGCCCCTTTCCTTGATGGCTTTATTCTCTTTGTGAAACTGGTATAATTCattgttaaatattaaaacaataaaggaaaGTACAAAAAGTACAAGTAACCCCAAACCCTCCAACCCTCATATAACCATTGTCAACCCTGTGATGAATGTCCTTCTAGATAGTTCCCTATACCTATGTACCCAGACAgatatatgtatagaaaaaagtGATCAAATATAAGTGCCGTTCTAAAGTGTATTTTTTCACCAAATAATATATGTTGTGGGCGTCTTTCtatgtcaataaatatatatcagCATCTATCTTAATGTCTCTGATATTATTTTAGgaagaagtaaaggaaaaaggaataagaaaaatatagtaaaaagcTATAAACGGTGGGGTTATACCCTGAGGTGGGGTTTTTATTAACTTCcctttgcagatggggaaaaaggaagaagaaatgggcTGACATATTCCCCAGAGGTAAATGGACAGAGCCCCTTTATCACAACTGACCTGTCCCTTAGGTCACAGAGCCAAACTATGGCACCCACTAGCTGACGACACGCTAATGCTTTCTTCTCTAATGTATCCAGAGGATTCTGACAGCGGGGGAGTCTGGTGCTGAATAGCCCAAAATGAGGATCCCAGCGGCTCCGTTCCTGACCACTTTGGGGAGGggcatccctccctcctctgggtgGACTTCTGAGATAGCTGCTGCCGCTGCTTCACCGCATCCTGGTCACAACCGGGAATCTCTCCTGGGGGCTGACATGGCCCTCTTCCCACTCTCCAGTTAAGGAAAGGGAGCCCAGCACCAGGAGGCTCAGCTCCTCACAGTGCCCTGAGCCTCAGCCTGGAAGCCCTGAAGCTACATGTTAGAGGACACGTGCAGCCCGAGGACTCCAAGCCCAACCCCACTCACCCCAGGAACTGAGAATAGCTGGGGAGGAGCGAAAAGCAATATAGTTGCCAGGACGCATGAAGGAACATGGGGATCAGAAAGCCTGGAAGCCCTCCACGTTATTTTAGTGGAGTGGTGGGCATTCATGGCCTGGAGAGGcgggatggggttgggggggggcggAGAACCTTCCCAGGAACCTGCCCTGTCCCCTCTCCTGATCTCATATCGGAGGGTGGTAAAAGAGGACGTATCTGACCTCAGACCCTGAGGATCCCTATGTTTCTTGTAGGTGTATAAGTTCCTACCTCTGTGAGCaggacagggctgggggtgggtggtggagggggatgACTGCATTTAAGCCAGGGGGTGGAGCGAAACGAACGCGCACAGCTGGGGACCTGAAGCAGCTGTCCTGCAGGAAATCGGTGCTCCACAGAGCCGAGAGGACAGCGCTCGCAGCAGCGGGAGATGGTGTGTCAGGGGCTAAGCACAGAGCAAGAGGAGAGCGGCTGAGGGCCCGATGACCAGGGACACTCACATGGAACCTGACAGGGACAGGAAGCCCAGTGGGAATCACAGACTCCAGGGTTTCATACAGAACTCTGGGCTGTGTGTACCAGGAATGGCACAGCTTGAGGCGCCCAGGGAGAGATAGTGGGCTTCTAATTATGTTAGCAgttgaggggggagggagggggagatgcCAGGCGCTGTAAGAAGCCAGTGCAGCCTTCCCTGGGCTGCCACGCCTTGAACCTGCCTTTAAAGACACCCCCAgccgccccccccaccgccacacactctctctctcggTGCAGGGGTTTGGGGGCTCAGCCTCCCTAGCTCTGCCAttactcctcccccacccctagcATCCCAGGTTTGCCTTAAGCCTCAGCCTCCTTAACCCTCCTGGCCAGAGGGAGACTGGAAGGGCCTCTCTGCCTCGGACCCTTTAGCTGAGAACCGGCCAGGAGTGCAGACTCTAGAGGCCCTCTCCTCGCATCCATCCATGGCACTTCTGGGACCTTGGTAGCCACCTCCATCTCTCCAGAGCCAAAGAGGACCCCCCCCATCACCTTCAGGCAAGAGGCAGCTCCACTCAGGCCCCCAAAGCCACAGCGACCACCACCATTTCCCAGCTCACATAGATTTTTAACCCTTAATTCCTCATACCTCTCCCTTTCTGCTCgtcttaattttactttataaatacGTGTTGAATATTTGCCCAAAGACCCACTTTATGTTGCCATAATTTCTTTCTGGCACCAGGTAGAAGAGAAACCTGAagtgatagataaataaattctgCCCGTATCACTACCCTCCTTTTCACTGGAGTTAGCTTGCGAGTTCAGTATAGACCACTGCCTTGAAAATTTGTTCTGTGATTCACcccccttttcttccctcctccatcctcctctCTATTGTATGAACTTGAGATTGTCTAAATTTTTATTTCGCCAACCTGATGTAatctgacatttctttttccactttgtGTGACACTGGCTTTTCCTTTACTCAAGAAATATGTATTCTCACTAATTAGGAGACATGGAACCAAGACCTGGGCATTCAGATCAGACTAATGGGGTTAGCCTTAAAAAGACTTCACTTCAAACTATaggcttcttttcttcctttctgccttcATTTCTCATTGGTCGCTAGGAGATGAAAATCACCCTTTTGTCTTGTCAGAAGGAACTGGCCTCTGAGTACCCTTCTGCATtatgtctctctccttcctggcaCTCTTTTCCCTTGGTTTCCATGAGACCCCTCTCTCACGGTTCCCCCCTCCCTGACCTTCTTGGTGCCCAGTTCTGAGTCTCCTTTGCTgaatcttcttcttcttcctgatcCTTCCATAATAGTAATCAAAATCATTACAACTGTGATTTGTTAAGAGCCTATTGAGTACCAGGCACCCTGTACCAAGTCCTTTAGACACATTAGCTCCTTTAAGCCTCATATCAACTCCATAAAATAGGTATTACTATTAGCACatgtttcagatgaggaaacactctgcaaagttaagaaacttgcctagGGGCATGCAGCTAGTTAGTGGTGGAGCCAGAGGTCACTCTCCCAGGTGAGAAGGCTATGCTTCTTACACGTCTTAGCTCGCCTGTGTTCACAGCACCCTACGATGTAGGTGTTATTATCTGCATATGaagtatgaggaaactgaggtttgtaAATTCAGGATAATAAGACCTGTCTTCCCCAGGTGCCCAGTGTATGAGTGATTGGCATAGGGCTGGTCCATTGTAGGCTCTCAagaaatggtagctattattactcGGCTAGAATGCATTATTCTGCTACAGAAGGAAGGACGGGGAAAATTAAATGCAGTCCATGCTACGCAGGCAGTGCTGATTCAGTGTTAATCTGACACCATGACAGTTGGGCTCCAGGAGCTACGCCGAACCTGGCCCCTGACAGGTACAAGAGTGGATTCAGAAATGCCTGAGTGTTttagtgatggtgatgatggtggtaatgatgatgatgattgatGATGAGGTGATAAgggaacacttactgaatgccgAGGTGGATTTCTCCTACTTTTGGTGTCCCCAGAGGAGGTCTCCTTCCCCCACATGTCAGAGGCACTCCTATCCTTTCAGACAGGTCAAGACCAGCCAAGTCTTCCCCCACTCAAACAACTCCCCTGAGCAGCAGATGGGAGCTAGGGGCCAGGGGAGCTGATCCCAGAGGGTCACACAGGCTCCCCAGTGCGTGGCTGGAAGGAGACATGACTGAGGTCTGAGGAGTTCTTTACGATCCAGGTAACCCGCCAATCCTGTCACTACCAGGGATCTCAGGGACAGGATAAAAGGGGGCAcagggagtggggctgggttTCCCACTGCATCCTGACAGGGTGTATGGATCTCCAGCTGCAGCATCTCATCTCAGATCAGAGGTCACAGTTTATCATGGCCTCTCACAACTGCTCTTTCAGATATGTACCACACTcaccatccccactttacagaccaGGATGTTGATGCACACATGGTTATAGGACCTTGCCTAAGATCAGACAGCTAGTAAAAGTTGGAGCTGGAACTGAACATCAGATTTGCCCCTCCCCAGAGACTGTAGTCTTTACCACTGTGTTGTAAAGTCATTCCTAAGGTAACAGGTACAAGACATCTGATCATTCTATTGGCTGCATCCTGGGTATGGATTCTGAATTGTCACACTCACACCCTAAGCATAGTAGGATGGCCTTGGtctcatttcttttattgaacAAGGCAGAAAAAGTTATCATTTTAGGAAACTTCCATCTCAGAGCCTGAAACCATCTTCtcctcatatttatttttatatccaatTTCTGGGATAAGatactaaaaataacaaattgttGGTGAGGACGTGGGCAAGAGTCTCTCTCCCACACTGCTGGCAGGACTGAGAATTGACACATTCTTTCTACAAGGCCAAGGGGAAAATGTATCAAAGGTTGAATGTGAAAACCCTGAATGCAGCAGTTTAACTTCCCGAAATTGAGGCTAAGAAAGTAACTGAACAAGTGTAAAAATTCTTATGAACAAAGATGTTTAttctagctttttaatttttttgtaatagtggaaaactggaaacaacttgaAAGACCACGAGTAAAGTTTGGCTGAATAAATTAGGCTCCGCACTTGGAATGGAATGCTACGCTTTTAAAACTCTGGGAGTGCTTTTAGATCATTGGGCCCAACCAGACAAATGAAGAGTGGTCCCTCTAGAAAGGGACTTAGAAGACCACCAGTCCACCAGGGCTTATGCGTTATCTGTGACTCCCAATGTGCTGTGTCTATCAGCCTGGCCCTCCCCTTCATCTGGCAAAACTCTTGTCAAATTTCTAGTATCATCTCCCCTGGCACTCCTTCGGGACAGCTTTCTCTGACTCCACTAAAGGTCATTCCTTACAGCTTAGGTAGTACTTTGCATTGTAACTGCTTGTCTAATTATCTGTCCTCCCCAGGAGGCTTATAACCCCTGTGCAGAGCACAGGAAGTTTTCAATACCTTGGTACAGAATCCAGGCACACTCTCACCACACGTGtttgccctggctattgtaactctTCCTCTAGATATCCCTGTGCCTTGACTCCCCACCATGTTCAAGTATTTGCTCAAATGGCACCTCCTCCTGAACAGCCCATTTAAAACTGTGCACCTgcaccccccccaaaataaaatacttaggaataaacctgaccaaggaggtgaaagacatacgttgagaactataaaacattaataaaggaaactgaagatgattcaaagaaatggaaagatatctcatgctcttggactggaagaatgaatattgttaaaaaggccatactacccaaagcaatctacagatttaatgcaagcCCTAtaaaattacccatgacattctCCACAGAAGTAAGacaagtaatcctaaaatttatatggaaccacaaaagacccagaattgccaaagcaatcctgaaggaaaagaataaagcaggaggcataaccctcccagacttcagacaatactacaaagctacagtaatcaaaacactgtggtactggcacaaaaacagacatatggatcaatggaacagaatagagagctcagaaataaacccacacacctacagtcaattaaccttttgacaaagaaggcaagaatatacaatgggaaaaagacagtctcttcagcaagtggtgttgggaaagctggacagccacatgtaaatcaatgaagttagaacacaccctctcatcatacacaaaaatacactcaaaatggcttaaagactacATAAGAcatgacctaagtgtccatcaacagatgaatggataaagaagatgtggcacatatatacaatggaatattactcagccataaaaaggaacgaaattgagtgatttgtagtgaggtggatggacctagagtctgtcatacagagtgaagtaagtcagaaagggaaaaacaaataccgtatgctaatgcatatatatggaatctaagaaaaaaaaaaggtcatgaagaacctaggggtaagacgggaataaagacacagacctactagagaatggacttgaggatatggggagggggaagggtaagctgtgacaaagtgagagagtggcatggatatatatacactaccaaacgtaaaatagatagctagggggaagcagccgcatagcacagggaaatcagctccgtgctttgtgtccacctagaggggtgggatagggagggtgggagggagggagacgcaagagggaagagatatgggaacatatgtatatgcataactgattcactttgttataaagcagaaactaacacaccattgtaaagcaattatactccaataaagatgttaaaaaattaaaaaataaaattcctagaagagatcataggcaaaacattctctgacataaatcgtaccaatgtttccttaggtcagtctcccaaggcaatagaaataaaaacaaaaataaacaaatgggacctaatcaaacttacaagctctgcacagcaaaggaaaccataagcaaaacaaaaagacaacctacagaatgggaaaaaaatatttgcaaatgatgcaaccgatgagggcttaatttccaaagtatacaaacagctcatacaactcaacaaaaacaaaaaaacaaacaaaaaaatgggcagaagacctaaatagacatttctccaaagaaaaaatacaaatggccaataggcacatgaaaagctgctcaacatcactaatcattagagaaatgcaaatcaaaaccacagtgaggtaccacctcacaccactcagaatggtcatcattaagaacgctacaaataacaaatgctggggagagtgtggcaaaaagggaacccttctacattgttggtgggaatgtaagttggtacagccactatggaaaacagtatgaagattcctcagaaaactaaaaatagaattaccgtatggtccagcaatcccactcctgggcgtatatccagacaaaactctaatccaatagccaagacatggaaacaacgtaaatgttcatcgacatgatgatgaatggataaagaagatgtggtatatatatacagtgaaatattactcagtcataaaaaagaattaaatattgccatttgaagcaacatggatgcaactagagattatcatactaagtgaagtaagtcagaaagagaaagacaaataccatatgatatcacttatatgtggaatctaaatatgacacaaatgaacctatctatgaaacagaaagagatgcatggacatagagaacagactgatggttgccaagagggaggtgtttggggagggatggagtgggaggttggggttagcggatgtaagctattatatagggaatggatcaacaacaaggtcctaatgtatagcccagggaactatatttagtatcctgtgataaaccataatggaaaagaatatataaaaaagaattgtatataactgagtcactttgctgtatagcagaaattaacacaacactgtaaatcaactatacttcaattaaaaaaaataaatagaactgcGCACCTGGACCAGCATTCTCATTTCCCTTTCCCTGCTGTTCGTCCATCACATGCCTCTCTTCTAGCATACTGCATAATTTACCGATTTATTATGTTAATTGTTTATTCCCGCCTCTCCCCACTAGACTATAAACATTTTAGTCTGCTTAGTTCACTGGTGTATCCTCAGctcctagaacactgcctggaaCATAAGCTggatctcaataaatgtttgtggctAGAATGAATGAAGTGCCtgtcacacagtaggtactcagcgAATGGCAACCTTTGTTATTGCTCCTTTCCTGGAACAAATTTTACTGGAGGAGACTCATTCAAGGAGAGAACAGTGTACACTGCTGAACCACCATCCATCTAGTTGAGATCAGAAACCTGGGAGACTTTCTAGATCAATTGCTTGTTTCTCACTCTCCCAGGTTGTCACTTATTAGTTGGACCATTCACTCCTAGCATGGCAGAAAGTGAGAGATGGGTTTCTTTGTGGCTACATACATGTCACATCATCAGACCTTAGGTTTAGGTGTTTCAATGTCCCAATCACTCCATGTGCATTTGTAAATATTAAAGATAACTGCCCTGTGAAATATGAATGTTTTGGGTAGTGTTTGCTCTTTCCCTTTTATTAAAGGATaattaagaataataattatgtggtacagccactatggaaaacagtatggaggttccttaaaaaactaaaaatagagctaccatatgatccagcaatcccactcctgggcatgtatccagaaaagaggaaaactcgaattcaaaaagctacatgcaccccaatgtttatagtagcactgtttacaatagtcaagacatggaaacaacccaagtgcccatcaacagatgactgatttaagaagatgtggtatatatatatatacacatacaatgggatattactcagccataaaaacagatgaaatattgccatttgcagcaacatggatggacctagagaatatcatacgaAGTgaggtcagacaaagacaaatactacacgatctcacttatatgtggaatctaaaaaatagtacaaatagtacttatttacaaaatggaaacagactcaccgacataaaaacaaacttatggttaccaaaggggaaagggaggggggaggaataaattaggagtatgggatcaacagatacaaactactatacataaaatagataagcaacaaggatttactgtgtaacacagggaactatattcaatatctggtgataacctataatggaaaataatcggaaaaaaatatacataactgagccactttgctgtacacttgaaactaacacaatattgtaaatcaactatacttcaataaaagtatgTAAGACTTGCatgcataataaataaataacctaagatgtaaaaaaagagtaaaataatgaatattattttcattcGCTATGTGTTGAACATGTCAATAATATAGTAAGAATCATTAACCCCATTTTAGAGGCGATAAATGGGTCTCAGCAAGAGACAGCAACAGGATTAAGGTGTTATATGCCAGTAAACAGATGGTAAGTCTGGCACCAAAGCCTATGAACTTTCCATCATATATCTGAAGTAGAAGTGTTGACATTAATGAGAAAAACTGTATCACAGTGGAAGATCAGTTATTGGGGCAGGGGTACCAGGCAGATATGAACATCTGATCAATTTCCTGTTCATCAAGCACAGGTTAAAGCTGTTTGAAAATCTGTAAGTAAAAGAACTTAAATTTTACTAGAGGGAACATGATGGAGG is a genomic window of Phocoena sinus isolate mPhoSin1 chromosome X, mPhoSin1.pri, whole genome shotgun sequence containing:
- the ZCCHC12 gene encoding zinc finger CCHC domain-containing protein 12 — protein: MASIIARVGNSRRQNAPLPPWAHSMLRSLERSLGPLMANMAERNMKLFSGRVVPAQGEETFENWLTQVNGVLPDWNMSEEEKLKRLMKTLRGPAREVMRLLQAANPNLSVADFLHAMKLVFGESESSVTAHGRFFNTLQAQGEKASLYVIRLEVQLQNAIQAGIIAQKDANQSRLHQLLLGAELNGDLRFRLKNLLRMYANEQERLPSFLELIRMIREEEDWDDTFIKRKRAKRSESMVERATSPVAFGGSRPIVIGNADCNVIEIDDTPDDDSDEDVILVESQDPPLSFSSSPLPRRRARPRNQVLVIDSPSNSRAQSPCTSGGSGYKNDGPGDMRRTRKRKNTIHCSYCGQEGHSKETCDNESNKAQMFENLIITLQELTHTEEEGSREAPGQPSDPSEPQ